The proteins below are encoded in one region of Bremerella sp. P1:
- the mnmA gene encoding tRNA 2-thiouridine(34) synthase MnmA, whose amino-acid sequence MARVVLAMSGGVDSSVAAHLLKRDGHEVIGVFMRHGEESPVAECKLDAPGGGTALQILNQRADHKQGCCSASDAADARRVADRMDIPFYALNLQQEFGQIMEYFADEYIRGRTPNPCVMCNNWIKFGKLFDYANSVGAEYVATGHYAKLVPSDEPDGIPRMVRGVDPGKDQTYVLFGIQRDYLKRMLLPVGDFQKDEIRAMAGETGLRVADKKDSQEICFVTSGKHDQFVKQRRPNAETAGDFVLTDGSIVGQHDGIERFTIGQRKGLGIALGEPHYVVKIDPVENRVVLGKIEELGCAELTANNCNWLVEPKSDEFRCDAMIRYNSPALPATVKMLPEGRIAVTFDEPRNGVAPGQAVVCYDGDTVLGGGWIE is encoded by the coding sequence TTGGCTCGCGTAGTTTTAGCTATGTCCGGGGGTGTCGACAGTAGTGTCGCCGCCCATTTGCTCAAGCGTGACGGTCACGAAGTCATTGGGGTCTTCATGCGCCATGGCGAAGAGAGCCCGGTGGCGGAGTGCAAGCTCGATGCTCCTGGTGGCGGGACCGCGCTGCAGATTCTCAACCAGCGAGCCGATCACAAGCAAGGCTGCTGCAGTGCTTCCGACGCAGCCGATGCCCGCCGGGTAGCCGATCGAATGGACATTCCATTCTACGCGCTGAATCTGCAGCAAGAGTTCGGCCAGATCATGGAGTACTTCGCCGACGAGTACATCCGCGGTCGTACCCCAAACCCGTGCGTGATGTGCAACAACTGGATCAAATTCGGCAAGCTGTTCGACTACGCTAACAGTGTCGGGGCCGAGTACGTCGCGACGGGACACTACGCTAAGCTGGTTCCTTCCGATGAGCCGGACGGCATTCCGCGGATGGTTCGCGGCGTCGATCCTGGCAAGGATCAAACGTACGTGCTGTTTGGCATTCAACGGGACTACCTCAAGCGGATGCTGCTGCCGGTGGGTGATTTCCAGAAAGATGAAATCCGCGCGATGGCCGGCGAGACCGGTCTGCGTGTGGCCGATAAGAAGGACAGCCAGGAAATCTGTTTCGTAACCAGCGGCAAGCACGATCAGTTTGTGAAGCAGCGACGCCCTAATGCCGAAACGGCTGGCGACTTTGTGCTGACCGATGGAAGCATTGTCGGGCAGCACGACGGCATCGAGCGGTTCACTATCGGTCAGCGAAAAGGCCTCGGCATCGCTTTGGGCGAGCCACATTACGTCGTGAAGATCGACCCGGTCGAAAACCGCGTCGTGCTGGGGAAGATCGAAGAACTTGGCTGTGCCGAGCTGACGGCCAATAACTGCAACTGGCTCGTCGAGCCGAAGTCGGACGAGTTCCGCTGCGACGCGATGATCCGCTACAACAGCCCGGCGCTGCCGGCCACCGTGAAGATGCTTCCGGAGGGACGCATTGCGGTGACCTTCGACGAGCCACGCAACGGCGTTGCCCCGGGTCAGGCGGTTGTCTGTTACGATGGCGACACCGTCCTGGGCGGCGGCTGGATCGAGTAA
- a CDS encoding prolyl oligopeptidase family serine peptidase — MRAIPLLLVGLISLLLPHGGNLAMAQTAAETTSDDPNLWLEDVTGEKALDWVKEQNKESTAKLTESEGFQQLEDKILKILNSNERIPFVVKRGPYYYNFWQDGEHPRGLWRRTTPEEYVKENPEWDVIIDVDALGKEEGENWVWHGVSMLRPDYRHAMVKLSRGGADADIKREFDMETREFVEDGFYLPEAKSRVSWKDKDTLIVGTNFGEGSLTDSGYPRIVKEWKRGTELSEAKTIFEGEKTDVSVTGIYDKTPGFEREFVSRAITFWTSKLWEVVDGELVEIEKPDDAEVNVHREWIFVQPRSSWEVGGKSYEPGALLVGNYDDYMQGKREFTVLFEPTDRKSLAGYSPTKNHLIVNELDNVRNKIYLWTPGEDGKWKSEPLPGVPQFGSISVGAVDEEESDEFFLTITDYTLPTTLYLGTCGDAKLQKLKSLPAFYDATGMVVEQFEATSQDGTKIPYFQVSHQDLKLDGKNATLLYGYGGFEVPLTPNYSATTGTAWLTEGGVFVVANIRGGGEFGPKWHQAALKENRHKAYEDFIAVAEDLIARKVTTPEHLGVMGGSNGGLLTGNMLVLRPDLWGAVVSQVPLLDMKRFHLLLAGASWMGEYGNPDEPEEWEFIQTFSPYHLVKKDVTYPNTLFTTSTRDDRVHPGHARKMVARMKKMGHPVLYYENIEGGHAGAADNKQRAFMTALTYEFLKQQLMGK, encoded by the coding sequence ATGCGTGCGATCCCCCTGCTTCTCGTTGGTTTGATCTCACTTCTTTTGCCTCACGGAGGAAACCTCGCTATGGCGCAAACGGCCGCGGAAACCACGTCTGATGACCCGAATCTATGGCTGGAAGACGTCACCGGCGAAAAGGCCCTCGATTGGGTCAAAGAGCAAAACAAAGAAAGCACCGCGAAGCTGACCGAGTCGGAAGGCTTTCAGCAGTTGGAAGACAAGATTCTCAAGATCCTCAACTCGAACGAGCGGATCCCCTTCGTCGTCAAGCGCGGCCCTTACTACTACAACTTCTGGCAAGATGGCGAGCACCCGCGTGGCTTGTGGCGCCGCACCACGCCGGAAGAATATGTGAAGGAAAATCCCGAGTGGGACGTCATCATCGATGTCGATGCCCTCGGAAAAGAAGAAGGCGAAAACTGGGTCTGGCACGGCGTCTCGATGCTGCGGCCTGACTATCGCCACGCAATGGTCAAGCTCTCGCGTGGCGGCGCCGATGCCGACATCAAACGCGAGTTCGACATGGAAACGCGTGAGTTCGTCGAAGACGGCTTCTACCTTCCAGAAGCCAAGAGCCGCGTCTCGTGGAAAGATAAAGACACCCTCATCGTCGGTACCAACTTCGGAGAAGGCTCGCTGACCGATTCGGGCTACCCCCGCATCGTCAAAGAGTGGAAGCGTGGCACCGAACTGTCCGAAGCCAAGACGATCTTCGAAGGCGAAAAGACCGACGTCAGTGTGACTGGCATCTACGATAAGACCCCTGGCTTCGAGCGTGAGTTCGTCAGTCGGGCGATCACCTTCTGGACCAGCAAGCTGTGGGAAGTGGTCGACGGCGAACTGGTCGAGATCGAAAAGCCGGACGACGCCGAAGTGAACGTCCACCGCGAGTGGATCTTCGTCCAGCCGCGCAGTTCCTGGGAAGTGGGCGGCAAGTCTTACGAGCCAGGTGCGTTGCTGGTCGGCAACTACGACGACTACATGCAGGGCAAACGCGAGTTCACCGTGCTGTTCGAGCCGACCGATCGCAAGTCGCTGGCGGGCTACAGCCCGACCAAGAATCACTTGATCGTCAACGAACTGGACAACGTTCGCAACAAGATCTACCTCTGGACGCCTGGCGAAGATGGCAAGTGGAAGAGCGAACCCCTGCCCGGCGTGCCGCAGTTCGGCTCGATCTCGGTAGGTGCGGTCGACGAAGAAGAGTCGGACGAGTTCTTCCTCACTATCACCGACTACACTCTGCCCACGACGTTGTATCTGGGTACCTGTGGCGATGCCAAGCTGCAGAAGCTGAAGTCGCTGCCGGCGTTCTACGATGCAACCGGGATGGTAGTCGAGCAGTTCGAAGCGACCTCGCAGGATGGCACCAAGATTCCTTACTTCCAGGTTTCGCACCAAGACCTGAAGCTCGACGGCAAGAACGCTACCCTGCTCTACGGTTATGGCGGCTTTGAAGTTCCGCTGACGCCCAACTACTCGGCGACCACCGGCACTGCATGGCTGACCGAAGGAGGCGTCTTTGTCGTGGCCAACATCCGCGGCGGCGGCGAGTTCGGCCCCAAGTGGCACCAAGCCGCGCTGAAAGAAAACCGCCACAAAGCGTACGAAGATTTTATCGCCGTGGCCGAAGATCTCATCGCTCGCAAGGTGACCACGCCGGAGCATCTCGGCGTGATGGGTGGTTCGAACGGTGGCCTTTTGACCGGCAACATGCTCGTGCTGCGGCCCGACCTGTGGGGCGCCGTCGTCAGCCAGGTTCCGCTGTTGGATATGAAGCGGTTTCATCTGCTGTTGGCCGGTGCCAGCTGGATGGGCGAGTACGGCAACCCGGATGAACCAGAAGAGTGGGAATTCATCCAAACGTTCTCGCCGTATCACCTGGTCAAGAAGGACGTGACGTACCCCAACACCCTCTTCACCACCAGCACCCGCGACGACCGCGTTCATCCCGGCCATGCCCGGAAGATGGTTGCCCGGATGAAGAAGATGGGTCACCCGGTTCTGTACTACGAGAACATCGAAGGGGGCCACGCCGGCGCCGCCGACAACAAGCAACGCGCCTTCATGACGGCCCTGACCTATGAGTTCCTCAAGCAGCAGCTGATGGGTAAATAA